Proteins encoded within one genomic window of Methanoregula sp. UBA64:
- a CDS encoding DUF5714 domain-containing protein, producing the protein MTDHRTGCMVCGKPLRYLETPEQRECVYCHQTKTADAVCEDGHFVCDSCHRLGADDAIQQYCTATEETDPVRIAITLMQNPVVHMHGPEHHFLVPAVLLAAYCNVTGKKEKKAKLIATARERAAAIPGGACGFMGDCGAAVGTGIYISLVTGATPLSHREWQQANLVVAESLMEVAKNGGPRCCKRNTFLAIRGAVAFTAEHLGVKIPLDPKTTCRFFGMNKECRMADCPFYPER; encoded by the coding sequence TTGACCGATCACCGCACCGGCTGCATGGTCTGCGGAAAACCGCTCCGCTACCTTGAGACGCCGGAACAGCGCGAATGCGTGTACTGCCACCAGACAAAGACCGCAGATGCCGTCTGCGAGGACGGGCATTTTGTCTGCGACAGCTGCCACCGGCTCGGGGCGGACGACGCGATCCAGCAGTACTGCACGGCAACCGAAGAGACCGACCCGGTCCGGATTGCGATCACGCTCATGCAGAACCCGGTCGTCCACATGCACGGCCCCGAGCACCATTTCCTTGTGCCGGCCGTTTTACTCGCCGCGTACTGCAATGTGACCGGCAAAAAAGAGAAAAAGGCAAAACTGATCGCAACCGCACGGGAGCGGGCCGCGGCAATCCCCGGCGGCGCCTGCGGGTTCATGGGAGACTGCGGGGCGGCAGTCGGCACCGGGATCTACATCTCGCTTGTTACCGGCGCAACGCCGCTCTCGCACCGCGAGTGGCAGCAGGCAAACCTGGTGGTGGCAGAAAGCCTCATGGAAGTTGCAAAGAACGGCGGGCCCCGCTGCTGCAAGCGCAACACGTTTCTTGCGATCCGGGGTGCCGTTGCATTTACCGCCGAACACCTTGGCGTAAAAATTCCGCTGGACCCGAAAACAACCTGCCGGTTCTTCGGCATGAACAAAGAGTGCCGGATGGCCGACTGTCCCTTTTACCCGGAGCGCTGA
- a CDS encoding 4Fe-4S binding protein, which produces MSADTKKDRLAISRPKEGAAGETGTWRVFKPVVDKEKCNACGLCSMYCPDGVIDEDLNVDLRFCKGCGICANECPKKAIAMVREEK; this is translated from the coding sequence ATGAGCGCGGATACCAAAAAGGACCGGCTTGCCATAAGCCGGCCAAAAGAGGGCGCAGCCGGAGAGACCGGGACATGGCGGGTCTTTAAGCCGGTCGTGGACAAGGAGAAGTGCAATGCGTGCGGGCTCTGTTCGATGTACTGCCCGGACGGCGTGATCGATGAGGACTTAAACGTCGATCTCCGGTTCTGCAAGGGCTGCGGGATCTGCGCAAACGAGTGCCCGAAAAAAGCCATTGCCATGGTCCGGGAAGAGAAGTAA
- a CDS encoding 2-oxoacid:acceptor oxidoreductase family protein: MFEIRIHSRGGQGGVTAARLLAMAALHDGKYATACPFYGAERRGAPIVSFVRIDDRPIKVYSQIRDPDLVVVLDASVMDTVDVLHGLKKGGRVFINSAHKPDFAGHSTYNVDLTGIALRENLVVAGSPILNTPVLGALAKMGIVSADSAKSAIRGMFTDERNVKAAEAAYKEMSA; this comes from the coding sequence ATGTTTGAGATCCGCATTCACTCCCGGGGCGGGCAGGGCGGCGTTACTGCGGCCCGGCTCCTTGCCATGGCAGCGCTCCACGACGGGAAATATGCCACGGCCTGCCCGTTCTACGGCGCAGAAAGGCGCGGGGCGCCGATCGTCTCGTTTGTCCGGATCGACGACCGCCCGATCAAGGTGTACAGCCAGATCCGGGACCCGGACCTCGTGGTCGTGCTCGACGCGAGCGTGATGGATACGGTCGATGTGCTCCACGGCTTAAAGAAAGGCGGCCGGGTCTTCATCAACAGCGCCCACAAGCCGGACTTTGCCGGGCACTCGACCTATAACGTGGATCTCACCGGCATTGCGCTCAGGGAAAACCTCGTGGTTGCGGGAAGCCCGATCCTCAACACCCCGGTGCTCGGGGCGCTCGCGAAGATGGGAATCGTCTCTGCCGATTCGGCAAAGTCTGCGATCCGCGGGATGTTTACCGATGAGAGAAACGTCAAGGCGGCTGAGGCTGCGTATAAGGAGATGAGCGCATGA
- a CDS encoding PAS domain S-box protein: MVPGTSPDGGRHSGFPGAVYFGAAAALVSLAGLLGIFWGITVLASIYPGYRSIAFSAALFWIVLGILIAIQGVRPFRGPVRSGAAVLCAGIAVLEIPEVLLGINGGHFIAESVMVRAGDAVLMHPTIPISPAASVLLALSAIGLILVIYARDMKEKKAIAGTIAGLTGLCVTLAALTFVLGYVYGIPFLEGTGILPIALTSALSAACAGLGLVALAGKDALPLAWLSGESFRARLFRTFLPLTVAIVVFQNILQTVLAACFGIRDALLLACVLLVFCLVTGTIIAGTARRLGNDLDRAQQSLVQSNTELNAAYNQISASNEELRQQYDELAAQDEKLKISESRNRELADLLDRSSQPFAVGYPDGRLAMYNQAFCRLTGYTSEELEKIDWSAVLTPPEWRENEARELETLARTGEPVRYEKEYLRKDAVRVPVELFVHSVRDGEGRPVKYYSFITDISERKRAGLLLEKSEEKFRLLAEFAYDWEYWISPEGRFVYVSPSCERITGYTADEFMNDPGIFSKIVHEDDRDRIGTHLTTITEAPAHHAEEFRIRRKDGGVCWIGHTCHAIYDAGGRWIGRRASNRDITKRHEAEEEIRKREEDLHAAYEELTASDEELRENYEELARGQVALRESGERFRALFDHMIEGLALHELVYDALGNPAEYRILAVNEGFEKQIGISRSAVLGKLSCEAYGVEAPPFLDRYAKVALTGEAEQFETYFEPLKKYFHISAYSPKKGHFATVFEDITVRRNEERALRLADRKLQLMNIVAWHDIQNKVTSLRGYIELSRDLVADETAKKMLRSEDEILKVIHQQLGYTREYQEIGTKPSEWVDIHAMLSLVIALKGSRSVTVTTNVDGLVIFTDPILEKVFSHLIENTLVHAPAATEIRIWYRETADSLVLVYEDNGPGIAEENKQDLFVRTFATTRFGLFFIHDILELSGIGFAETGEPGKGVRFEMTVPRGMYRITPRPGPGA, translated from the coding sequence ATGGTGCCCGGTACTTCACCAGACGGGGGCCGCCATTCGGGCTTCCCTGGCGCCGTATATTTCGGCGCTGCTGCTGCACTTGTCAGTCTGGCCGGGCTGCTGGGTATTTTCTGGGGAATAACGGTACTTGCCAGTATTTACCCGGGGTACCGGTCCATTGCCTTTTCCGCAGCACTCTTCTGGATCGTGCTTGGCATTCTCATCGCAATCCAGGGTGTCAGACCGTTTAGGGGCCCGGTGCGATCCGGCGCAGCTGTACTCTGTGCCGGTATCGCCGTACTGGAAATCCCCGAGGTCCTGCTGGGAATAAACGGCGGGCATTTCATTGCAGAGTCCGTCATGGTCCGGGCGGGCGATGCCGTCCTTATGCACCCGACCATTCCGATATCTCCGGCAGCCTCGGTGCTGCTTGCCCTCTCTGCGATCGGTCTGATCCTGGTAATCTATGCCCGCGATATGAAAGAGAAGAAGGCCATTGCCGGGACTATCGCCGGGCTGACCGGGCTCTGCGTTACGCTCGCGGCCCTCACGTTTGTTCTGGGGTACGTGTACGGGATTCCGTTCCTCGAAGGGACCGGGATCCTGCCCATCGCGCTCACTTCCGCGCTTTCCGCGGCCTGCGCCGGGCTCGGGCTGGTGGCGCTGGCGGGAAAAGATGCCCTGCCGCTTGCCTGGTTGAGCGGCGAGTCGTTCCGTGCCCGGCTCTTCCGGACGTTTCTTCCCCTCACCGTTGCCATCGTGGTCTTCCAGAATATCCTCCAGACCGTTCTTGCAGCATGTTTCGGGATCCGCGACGCGCTCCTCCTCGCGTGTGTTCTCCTGGTCTTCTGCCTTGTGACCGGCACGATCATTGCAGGGACCGCCCGACGCCTCGGAAACGATCTCGACCGGGCACAGCAGTCCCTGGTGCAGTCGAACACCGAACTGAATGCGGCGTACAACCAGATATCGGCATCAAACGAGGAACTCCGGCAGCAGTACGACGAGCTGGCAGCGCAGGACGAAAAGCTGAAAATAAGCGAGTCGCGGAACCGCGAACTCGCGGATCTCCTGGACCGGTCCTCCCAGCCGTTTGCGGTCGGCTACCCGGACGGGCGGCTCGCCATGTACAACCAGGCATTCTGCAGGCTGACCGGGTACACAAGCGAGGAGCTGGAGAAGATCGACTGGTCGGCCGTGCTCACTCCCCCCGAGTGGCGGGAGAACGAGGCACGGGAACTCGAAACGCTCGCCCGTACCGGGGAACCCGTGCGGTACGAGAAAGAGTACCTGCGAAAAGACGCCGTGCGGGTCCCCGTCGAACTCTTCGTCCACAGTGTCCGGGACGGGGAGGGAAGACCGGTGAAGTATTACTCGTTTATCACCGACATCTCGGAGAGGAAACGCGCCGGGCTCCTGCTTGAAAAAAGCGAGGAGAAGTTCCGGCTTTTAGCCGAGTTTGCGTATGACTGGGAGTACTGGATCTCGCCCGAGGGCCGGTTTGTCTACGTCTCCCCCTCCTGCGAGCGCATCACCGGCTATACGGCAGACGAATTTATGAACGATCCCGGGATCTTTTCGAAGATCGTCCACGAAGACGACCGGGACCGGATCGGCACCCACTTAACGACCATCACGGAGGCGCCGGCCCATCATGCCGAAGAGTTCCGGATCCGGCGAAAAGACGGCGGGGTATGCTGGATCGGCCACACCTGCCACGCGATTTACGATGCCGGCGGCCGCTGGATCGGGCGCCGGGCCAGCAACCGGGATATCACCAAGCGCCACGAAGCAGAAGAAGAGATCCGGAAACGCGAGGAAGACCTCCATGCAGCCTACGAAGAGCTGACCGCATCGGACGAGGAACTCAGGGAAAATTACGAAGAGCTGGCAAGGGGCCAGGTGGCGCTCCGGGAAAGCGGGGAGCGGTTCCGGGCCCTTTTCGACCATATGATCGAGGGGCTGGCACTCCACGAACTGGTGTACGATGCGCTCGGCAACCCGGCAGAATACCGGATCCTTGCCGTAAACGAGGGCTTTGAAAAACAGATCGGCATCAGCCGGTCGGCGGTTCTGGGCAAGCTGAGCTGCGAGGCATACGGCGTTGAAGCCCCCCCGTTCCTGGACCGGTACGCAAAAGTCGCGCTGACCGGGGAGGCAGAGCAGTTCGAGACGTACTTCGAACCCTTGAAAAAATACTTCCACATCTCGGCATATTCCCCCAAAAAAGGCCATTTTGCAACGGTCTTTGAGGACATTACCGTCCGCAGGAACGAAGAGCGGGCGCTCCGGCTCGCAGACCGGAAACTCCAGCTCATGAACATCGTGGCCTGGCACGACATCCAGAACAAGGTGACCAGCCTGCGGGGCTACATCGAGCTCAGCCGCGATCTCGTGGCTGACGAGACCGCAAAAAAGATGCTCAGATCCGAGGACGAGATCCTCAAGGTGATCCACCAGCAGCTCGGGTATACCCGCGAGTACCAGGAGATCGGGACAAAGCCCAGCGAGTGGGTGGACATCCACGCGATGCTCTCGCTCGTGATCGCTCTGAAAGGAAGCCGGTCCGTAACGGTCACCACGAATGTCGACGGGCTCGTTATCTTCACCGACCCGATCCTCGAAAAGGTCTTCTCGCACCTGATCGAGAACACGCTCGTGCATGCGCCCGCAGCAACTGAGATCCGGATCTGGTACCGCGAGACTGCGGACAGCCTCGTGCTCGTGTACGAGGACAACGGCCCCGGGATTGCAGAGGAAAACAAGCAGGACCTCTTTGTACGGACCTTTGCGACAACCCGGTTCGGGCTCTTTTTCATCCACGATATCCTCGAACTCTCCGGGATCGGGTTTGCGGAGACCGGGGAACCGGGGAAAGGCGTCCGGTTCGAGATGACCGTCCCGCGGGGGATGTACCGCATCACGCCGCGGCCGGGGCCCGGTGCATAA
- the thsA gene encoding thermosome subunit alpha, translating into MSQQLGGQPILILKEGTNRTRGRDAQGMNITAAMAVASAVRTTLGPKGMDKMLVDTIGDVVITNDGVTILKEMDIEHPAAKMMVEVAKTQDDEVGDGTTTAVVIGGELLKKAEALLEQDVHPTIIAAGYRQAAEKAQEFLKDIAFDVKATDKAMLKKIAETAMTGKSAEASKDKLCDLVVKAVTMVAESDGTVDTDFIKVEKKTGGSIDDSEIVEGVLVDKERVHPAMPKKVTGAKILLLNAAVEFKKTEVDAEINITHPDQLQAFLDEEERMVKGIVDKIQKSGANVLFCQKGIDDIAQHYLAKAGIFAVRRVKKSDMEKLARATGGSLVSSIDAISKEELGKAGLVEERKVSGEEMTFVEQCKNPKAVSIIVRGGTEHVVDELERAINDALRVVAVVVEDKKVVAGGGAPETELSLRLREYAASVGGRSQLAIEAFASALEIIPRTLAENAGLDPIDMLVEIRAAHEKGKKTYGLNVYEGKVIDMKAAGVVEPLRVKTQAISSAAEAAIMILRIDDVIASSKSPEPAGGAGGMPPGMGGMGGMGGMPGMGDY; encoded by the coding sequence ATGTCACAGCAACTTGGAGGACAACCTATTCTTATTCTGAAAGAAGGCACGAACCGCACCCGCGGCCGCGATGCCCAGGGTATGAACATTACCGCTGCAATGGCAGTCGCCAGTGCAGTACGGACCACGCTCGGCCCCAAGGGTATGGATAAGATGCTCGTCGACACCATCGGCGATGTCGTCATCACGAACGATGGCGTCACCATCTTAAAGGAAATGGACATCGAGCACCCGGCCGCAAAGATGATGGTCGAGGTAGCAAAGACCCAGGACGACGAGGTCGGCGATGGGACCACCACCGCAGTCGTTATCGGCGGGGAACTCTTAAAGAAGGCCGAGGCACTCCTCGAACAGGACGTTCACCCGACTATCATTGCCGCAGGATACCGGCAGGCCGCAGAGAAGGCCCAGGAATTCTTAAAGGATATCGCATTCGATGTCAAGGCGACCGACAAGGCAATGCTCAAGAAGATCGCCGAGACCGCGATGACCGGCAAGAGCGCAGAGGCAAGCAAGGACAAGCTCTGCGACCTCGTTGTAAAGGCAGTCACCATGGTCGCCGAATCCGACGGCACCGTCGACACCGACTTTATCAAGGTCGAGAAGAAGACCGGTGGCAGCATCGATGACTCCGAGATCGTCGAGGGCGTCCTCGTCGACAAGGAGCGTGTCCACCCGGCCATGCCAAAGAAGGTCACCGGCGCAAAGATCCTGCTCCTCAACGCAGCAGTCGAGTTCAAGAAGACCGAAGTCGACGCCGAGATCAACATCACCCACCCCGACCAGCTCCAGGCATTCCTTGACGAAGAGGAACGTATGGTCAAGGGCATTGTCGACAAGATCCAGAAGAGCGGCGCAAACGTCCTCTTCTGCCAGAAGGGTATCGACGACATCGCCCAGCACTACCTTGCAAAGGCCGGCATCTTTGCCGTCCGCCGTGTCAAGAAGAGCGACATGGAAAAGCTCGCCCGGGCAACCGGCGGCAGCCTCGTCTCCTCGATCGACGCAATCAGCAAGGAAGAACTCGGCAAGGCCGGCCTTGTCGAAGAGCGCAAGGTCTCCGGCGAAGAGATGACCTTTGTCGAGCAGTGCAAGAACCCGAAAGCAGTCTCGATCATTGTCCGCGGCGGCACCGAGCACGTTGTCGACGAACTCGAGCGTGCCATCAACGACGCCCTCCGCGTTGTTGCGGTCGTTGTCGAGGACAAGAAGGTCGTTGCCGGCGGCGGCGCACCCGAGACCGAGCTCTCGCTTAGGCTCCGCGAATATGCGGCAAGCGTTGGCGGCAGATCACAGCTTGCCATCGAGGCATTTGCATCTGCGCTCGAGATCATCCCGCGCACCCTTGCAGAGAACGCCGGTCTCGACCCCATCGACATGCTCGTCGAGATCCGTGCAGCCCACGAGAAGGGCAAGAAGACCTACGGCCTTAATGTCTACGAAGGCAAGGTCATCGACATGAAGGCAGCCGGCGTTGTCGAGCCGCTCCGTGTCAAGACCCAGGCAATCTCGTCCGCTGCAGAAGCAGCGATCATGATCCTCAGGATCGACGATGTGATCGCCTCCTCCAAGTCCCCAGAGCCCGCAGGCGGCGCCGGCGGCATGCCCCCGGGTATGGGCGGCATGGGTGGCATGGGCGGAATGCCCGGCATGGGCGACTACTAG
- a CDS encoding cation:proton antiporter, which translates to MDGILAAQGIVVALTVCLALALLSKYLTIPAIPFYIIAGVVLGKAGLGIVASDQISGFFSDLGLIFLLFFVGLGLKVDKIADNGNAVLVSGIIDLNVNMLIGFLAAYLLGFTLVEALIIAAAFYISSTAMAVTSLIENRKLMMKESEAIIWLMVFEDLAMIIVLAVLSAGNENLVFFVAKILLGLGILYLLAHYGKEFLISILEREDELPVLFTFVAVLATAGCALYLGIPDTLMVIALGAAIATTDPDAFEQHARPFKDVFMVIFFVFFGISITLSGNINLGVIAIICVLAIVSKLISGVLTGIALYGSAKSGIEIWVNTIGRGEFSIALAALYGSPPVAATIAVMVIVTSLVGSFAAKYSDLLRLGLSGRSRHHGPPARRSHPGR; encoded by the coding sequence ATGGACGGGATCCTTGCTGCGCAGGGCATTGTCGTTGCCCTTACGGTCTGTCTTGCACTTGCCCTTTTGAGCAAGTACCTGACCATCCCCGCCATCCCGTTCTACATTATTGCCGGGGTCGTGCTCGGGAAGGCCGGCCTCGGCATTGTCGCCTCCGACCAGATCAGCGGGTTCTTCTCAGACCTCGGGCTGATCTTTTTACTCTTCTTTGTGGGCCTCGGCCTCAAGGTCGACAAGATTGCCGATAACGGCAACGCGGTTCTCGTGAGCGGGATCATCGACTTAAACGTCAACATGCTCATCGGCTTTCTTGCCGCGTACCTGCTCGGCTTTACCCTGGTCGAGGCACTGATCATCGCGGCAGCCTTCTACATATCGAGCACCGCGATGGCGGTGACCTCGCTTATCGAGAACCGGAAGCTGATGATGAAGGAGTCCGAGGCGATCATCTGGCTGATGGTCTTTGAAGACCTTGCCATGATCATCGTCCTTGCCGTGCTCTCGGCAGGAAATGAGAACCTGGTCTTCTTTGTGGCAAAGATCCTCCTTGGCCTTGGCATCCTCTACCTCCTCGCCCACTATGGCAAGGAATTTTTAATCTCCATTCTCGAACGGGAGGACGAGCTGCCGGTCCTCTTTACCTTTGTCGCCGTGCTTGCCACCGCGGGATGCGCCCTGTATCTCGGGATCCCCGACACCCTGATGGTCATCGCCCTCGGCGCTGCCATTGCAACCACCGACCCGGATGCCTTCGAGCAGCACGCCCGGCCGTTCAAGGACGTCTTCATGGTGATCTTCTTTGTCTTTTTCGGGATATCGATCACCCTTTCCGGCAACATCAACCTCGGGGTCATCGCGATCATCTGCGTCCTTGCCATCGTCTCGAAACTGATCTCGGGCGTGCTTACGGGTATTGCGCTCTACGGCTCGGCAAAGTCCGGTATCGAGATATGGGTCAACACCATCGGGCGGGGAGAGTTTTCCATTGCCCTTGCGGCGCTTTACGGCTCCCCGCCGGTTGCCGCCACGATTGCCGTGATGGTGATCGTGACCTCGCTCGTGGGCTCGTTTGCGGCAAAGTACTCGGACCTCTTACGGCTCGGGCTCTCCGGCAGGAGCCGGCACCACGGCCCCCCGGCCCGGCGCAGCCATCCGGGCCGCTAG
- a CDS encoding cation:proton antiporter regulatory subunit gives MALRSLNLPGVGTKYEFETDKGDTVAIFFTKTGTIQMYTLQKGCHTPSAAEMTPVEARRLGNILTGAIIEADQESVEIAFSALADLRVTIHTYIVPPAVAGKTIQDLQIRAKTGTTIIAVSRNEKNIINPPPSFVFAAGDAVLVIGETDQLRLFEREIMVD, from the coding sequence ATGGCGCTTCGATCCCTCAACCTTCCCGGCGTGGGTACCAAATACGAGTTCGAGACCGACAAGGGAGATACGGTCGCGATATTTTTCACGAAAACCGGTACCATCCAGATGTACACCCTCCAGAAGGGCTGCCACACGCCGAGCGCTGCCGAGATGACGCCGGTCGAAGCACGGCGTCTTGGAAACATTCTCACCGGCGCCATCATCGAAGCCGACCAGGAGAGCGTCGAGATCGCGTTCTCTGCGCTCGCCGATCTCCGGGTCACCATCCACACCTATATCGTCCCGCCCGCGGTTGCCGGAAAGACGATCCAGGACCTCCAGATCCGGGCAAAGACCGGGACCACGATCATCGCGGTCTCAAGAAACGAGAAGAACATCATCAACCCCCCGCCGTCGTTTGTCTTTGCGGCCGGCGATGCCGTGCTCGTGATCGGCGAGACCGACCAGCTCCGGCTCTTTGAACGAGAGATCATGGTGGATTAA
- a CDS encoding cupredoxin domain-containing protein, which produces MKLLMGFIILLVALVAITGCTQTASPSAQTTTETTAPVTTEVTTEATTVATTIATTVPTTTGTVVANVTAPAANVTENVTATATAVPTATAASQITKIHITKLGFTPATDVVLPGTGITWVNDDNVTHAIKMIGNNTGMFTSEGILPGASYMYSFSENTGTYVYAFSDNQTVTGTIIVKKPCTLSGC; this is translated from the coding sequence ATGAAGCTGCTCATGGGATTCATTATCCTTCTGGTTGCGCTGGTAGCAATTACCGGCTGCACCCAGACGGCATCACCTTCGGCACAGACCACCACAGAGACCACGGCACCGGTAACCACTGAAGTTACCACGGAGGCAACAACGGTTGCAACCACGATCGCCACCACCGTCCCGACCACCACCGGGACCGTTGTTGCAAACGTGACGGCACCGGCAGCGAACGTGACCGAGAATGTCACCGCAACGGCAACCGCCGTCCCGACCGCGACTGCAGCAAGCCAGATCACGAAGATCCACATCACCAAACTCGGCTTTACCCCGGCAACGGATGTCGTGCTCCCGGGTACCGGGATCACCTGGGTCAATGACGATAATGTCACCCATGCAATCAAGATGATCGGGAACAACACCGGCATGTTCACCTCCGAGGGAATCCTCCCGGGTGCATCGTATATGTACTCGTTCAGCGAGAATACCGGGACATATGTCTACGCCTTTTCCGACAACCAGACGGTTACGGGAACGATTATCGTAAAGAAACCCTGTACCCTCTCCGGCTGCTAG
- a CDS encoding transketolase C-terminal domain-containing protein, giving the protein MKEIATGNKAIAKAVKQALPDVVAAYPITPQTEIVETIADFVTSGQMKSRYIPVESEHSAMAACIGASITGVRTFTATSAHGLLYMHEMTNWAAGARLPIVMANVNRSLGPGWNIWAEHTDAMQERDTGWLQVYVSTVQEAYDTTLMAFRIAEHNDVLLPVMVNLDGFVLSHIMQPLDTVEPGNFIPPIHLPHAIDVKNPAGYGGLTGPDQHFKFRWDIERSIRDSEKVIAATEADFAKRFGRKYGPVEEYRCEDADVILIALGTLGKEAEVAIDILRKEGIKAGSMRLRWFRPFPKLDLTGKDVVVIDRDYSFGYGGIVAHEIMAKCHCDVFSVIAGLGGQEVTYDDIAEFVRKRRIGTEFWFGVNAHV; this is encoded by the coding sequence ATGAAGGAGATTGCAACGGGGAACAAGGCGATTGCGAAGGCAGTCAAACAGGCGCTGCCCGATGTTGTCGCCGCGTACCCGATCACCCCGCAGACCGAGATCGTGGAGACGATCGCGGACTTTGTGACAAGCGGCCAGATGAAGAGCCGGTACATCCCGGTCGAGAGCGAACACTCGGCAATGGCGGCCTGCATCGGCGCTTCCATCACGGGCGTGCGGACGTTTACGGCCACAAGCGCCCACGGCCTGCTCTATATGCACGAGATGACCAACTGGGCGGCCGGCGCCCGCCTCCCCATCGTGATGGCAAACGTGAACCGCTCGCTCGGCCCCGGCTGGAACATCTGGGCAGAGCACACCGATGCCATGCAGGAGCGCGACACCGGCTGGCTCCAGGTGTACGTCTCGACCGTGCAGGAAGCCTACGACACGACCCTGATGGCATTCCGGATCGCGGAGCACAACGACGTGCTCCTGCCGGTGATGGTCAACCTCGACGGCTTTGTCCTCTCGCACATCATGCAGCCGCTCGATACGGTAGAACCCGGGAACTTCATCCCGCCGATCCACCTGCCGCACGCAATCGACGTGAAAAACCCGGCGGGGTACGGCGGACTCACCGGCCCCGACCAGCACTTTAAGTTCCGCTGGGACATCGAGCGCTCGATCCGGGATTCCGAAAAAGTGATCGCGGCAACCGAGGCGGACTTTGCAAAACGGTTTGGCCGGAAGTACGGGCCGGTCGAGGAGTACCGGTGCGAAGATGCGGACGTGATCCTCATTGCCCTGGGCACGCTCGGGAAAGAGGCGGAAGTAGCGATCGATATCCTGCGAAAAGAGGGGATAAAGGCCGGCTCGATGCGCCTGCGCTGGTTCCGGCCCTTCCCGAAGCTGGACCTTACGGGTAAGGATGTTGTCGTGATCGACCGGGACTACTCGTTCGGGTACGGCGGTATTGTCGCCCACGAGATCATGGCCAAATGCCACTGCGATGTCTTCAGCGTGATCGCCGGCCTTGGCGGCCAGGAGGTCACGTACGACGACATCGCGGAGTTCGTCCGCAAACGTCGTATCGGCACAGAGTTCTGGTTCGGGGTGAACGCCCATGTTTGA
- a CDS encoding thiamine pyrophosphate-dependent enzyme, with translation MAEIPKEEYLKKCTSACAGCSSSLTLRYVLKAAGHDTVLVVPACCTSVIQGIYPNTAMNVPVYNVAFAAAAACASGMSEAFRSLGRKTNVIVYAGDGGTLDIGIQSMSGAFERGTDFLYICYDNEAYGNTGMQRSGATPLGARTTTTPTGKTVEKKDIDAIAAAHHLSYMATACSAYPQDIYKKVAKALTFRGPTFIHILAPCPPGWRYPAEKTIEMGKLAVKSGMWVLYERENNKLTISAPSKAAMRKPIPLEEYLGPQGRFKGIDPKSIEILKQRLADNLKHLAAEEEASA, from the coding sequence ATCGCAGAAATCCCCAAAGAAGAGTACTTAAAAAAGTGCACGTCCGCATGCGCAGGGTGTAGTTCGTCCCTGACCCTGCGGTACGTGTTAAAGGCTGCCGGCCACGACACCGTGCTGGTCGTGCCCGCGTGCTGTACGAGCGTCATCCAGGGCATCTACCCCAACACCGCCATGAATGTGCCGGTCTATAACGTTGCATTTGCCGCGGCCGCCGCGTGCGCATCGGGAATGTCCGAGGCGTTCCGGTCTCTTGGCAGGAAAACGAACGTGATCGTGTACGCCGGGGACGGCGGAACGCTCGATATCGGCATCCAGTCCATGTCCGGCGCATTCGAGCGGGGCACCGATTTCCTGTATATCTGTTACGACAATGAAGCCTACGGGAACACCGGCATGCAGCGTTCGGGTGCAACGCCGCTTGGCGCACGGACCACCACGACGCCTACGGGAAAGACGGTCGAGAAGAAAGACATCGACGCGATTGCCGCAGCCCACCACCTCTCGTACATGGCAACGGCCTGCAGCGCCTACCCGCAGGATATCTATAAAAAAGTCGCAAAGGCGCTCACGTTCCGGGGCCCGACCTTCATCCACATCCTCGCCCCGTGCCCGCCCGGCTGGCGCTACCCGGCCGAGAAGACCATCGAGATGGGAAAACTCGCGGTAAAGTCCGGCATGTGGGTGCTGTACGAGCGCGAGAACAATAAACTCACGATCAGCGCCCCGTCAAAGGCCGCGATGAGAAAACCGATCCCGCTCGAAGAGTATCTCGGCCCGCAGGGACGCTTTAAGGGGATCGATCCAAAATCCATTGAGATCCTGAAACAGCGCCTGGCCGATAATCTCAAACACCTTGCAGCAGAAGAGGAGGCGTCGGCATGA